The stretch of DNA CGTATCCGGGCAGGACCCTCGGGCACCGCCGAGGTGAGGATCGTCAGGGTCGAAGGGGCGAGGACCGCCGCGCCGAGCCCCTGCACGGCCCGCGCCAGGAGCAGCTGCCACTCGGCCTGCGCGAGCCCGCCCGCGAGCGAGGCCACCGTGAAGAGCCCGAGACCCACCAGGAACATCCGCTTGCGCCCGAAGAGGTCCCCGGCCCGACCGCCGAGCAGCATGAAGCCCGCGAAGGCGATCGAGTACGCGTTGACCACCCATTGCAGTCCTACGGCGCTCATGCCCAGGTCGGAGCGCATCGAGGGCAGGGCGGTGTTCACCACCGACACGTCGAGGACGACCAGGAACTGACCTGCGCAGGCGGCGAGCAGCACCGCCCACACGGGCGCGGACTTCCGCGACGGTGCGGCTATGTAAGTGTCGGGGGGCGTTTGGACCATGACAGGAATGGTGCCAGGGTCCGGGCTCCGCATGCATCGGGGTATCGACGCAGAGGACCTCGGCCTCGGGTCCTAGGACCCGAGGTCCTCTCCGTTTCCCGCCGTTCAGCCCTTGCGCAGCAGCGTCACCACCGCCGCTCCCCCGAGGCCGATGTTGTGCGCGAGCCCCACTCGGGCCCCGGCCACCTGCCGCGCGTCCGCCTGGCCCCTCAACTGCCAGGTGAGCTCGGCAACTTGGGCGATGCCCGTCGCGCCGAGCGGGTGCCCCTTGGAGATCAGGCCGCCCGACGGGTTCACCACCCACCGCCCGCCGTAGGTGGTCGCCCCGCTCTCGACGAGCTTTCCGGACTCCCCCGCCGCGCACATGCCGAGGGCCTCGTAGGTGAGGAGCTCGTTGATGGAGAAGCAGTCGTGCAGCTCGACGACGTCGACGTCCTCGATGCCGAGTCCCGACCTCTCGTACACCTGCCGCGCCGCAGCCCTCGACATGGGCTGCCCCACGACGTCGATGCACGAGCCCGAGTCGAAGGACTCCCCGGTGTCCGTGGTCATCGCCTGCGCGGCGATCTCCACGGCGCGCTCCTGGAGGCCGTGCCGCTCCACGAACCGCTCCGACACCACCACCGCGGCGGCCGACCCGTCCGACGTCGGCGAGCACTGCAGTTTGGTGAGCGGACGGTGGATGGTCTTGGCGGCGAGGATCTCGTCGACGGTGTACTCGTCCTGGAACTGGGCGTACGGATTGTTCACCGAGTGCCGGTGGTTCTTGGCGCCCACGGCCGCCAGCTGCGCCTCCGTCGTGCCGTACATCTCCATGTGCTCGCGTGCCGCGTCGCCGAAGATCTGGGCGGTGGGCGGGGTCATCTCGAAGCCGTGCCGGGCCGCCATCACGCCGTAGTGCCGGGCCACGGGGGACGTCTTGAAGTCACCTCCGTCGGACCCGCCGCCCAGCGCGCCCCGCGCCATCTTCTCGAAGCCCAGCGCGAGCACGCAGTCGTTGATGCCGCCCTCGACGAACTGCCGGGCCATCATCAGCGCGGTCGACGCCGTCGCGCAGTTGTTGTTCACGTTGTAGACGGGGACGCCGGTCAGGCCCAGTTCGTACACGGCCCGCTGGCCCGCCGTCGAGGCCTGGAAGCAGTAGCCGACCGGGACCTGCTCCACCTGCTCGTACGAGATTCCGGCGTCGTCGAGCGCCTTGGTGCCCGCCTCCTTCGCCATGTCCCAGTACTGCCAGTCCCGCGTCTCTGGCTTCTCGAACTTCGTCATTCCGACGCCGACTATGTACGCCTTCACAACCCGTCTCCTTCGATGGATCAGATGATGGGGCGCGGCTCGGGGTCCCTCGGCAGGCCGAGGAGCCGCTCCGCGACGACGTTCAGCTGCACCTGCGTGGTCCCGCCCGCGATGGTCAGGCAGCGCGACATCAGGAAGCCGTGCAGCGCCCGCTCCCCGGCGCCCTCGCGCACCGCGCCCGCAGGCCCGAGCAGTTCGAGGGCGAGCTCGGCGACCTTCTGCTGATGCGGGGTCTGCACGAGCTTGCGGACGGAGGCCCCGGCCCCCGGCTCCGCGCCCGCCACCTGCCGCATCGTCGTCCGCAGGCCGATGCAGGCGAGCGCGTGCGCCTCGGCGGCGAGCGTGCCGATCCGCGCGCGGCCGGCGCCGTCGAGCTCACCGGCGCGTCCGATGAGC from Streptomyces sp. BA2 encodes:
- a CDS encoding thiolase C-terminal domain-containing protein, translating into MKAYIVGVGMTKFEKPETRDWQYWDMAKEAGTKALDDAGISYEQVEQVPVGYCFQASTAGQRAVYELGLTGVPVYNVNNNCATASTALMMARQFVEGGINDCVLALGFEKMARGALGGGSDGGDFKTSPVARHYGVMAARHGFEMTPPTAQIFGDAAREHMEMYGTTEAQLAAVGAKNHRHSVNNPYAQFQDEYTVDEILAAKTIHRPLTKLQCSPTSDGSAAAVVVSERFVERHGLQERAVEIAAQAMTTDTGESFDSGSCIDVVGQPMSRAAARQVYERSGLGIEDVDVVELHDCFSINELLTYEALGMCAAGESGKLVESGATTYGGRWVVNPSGGLISKGHPLGATGIAQVAELTWQLRGQADARQVAGARVGLAHNIGLGGAAVVTLLRKG